Proteins co-encoded in one Salvia splendens isolate huo1 chromosome 4, SspV2, whole genome shotgun sequence genomic window:
- the LOC121798858 gene encoding homeobox-DDT domain protein RLT3-like, with protein sequence MVNKKGKKIRQKCNQEFGNGEGIHNSRSRASDEKTKSKRNQHAFMNENDCRHRLQELLYSPEDIFAKIFRKDGPALGDEFGPLPSNAFPGAPRMFHLEEIRHHKRRKVLMHAMSDYETCCEGSPHAQRYGMGKGPMTTHGGPGKKYGMGKGLMNKDSVRRHKYGIGKGLVICTNPGSRDSEYSSCSSGSVIQKKKKQVQPKESILKKLANRERARKAALRCRKVVEPQKIQKRKKPRKDKCELALEDVKCIENTEFEMLLDDEELELRELQVGPNPLSCSTHFTTSGSHGCSLCKDLLPKFPPSSVAMKLPLSVQPWASSPELVNKLFKDVFQEFCRYAYMRAIVYATVDALKETFIILIHQASCLA encoded by the exons ATGGTAAAcaaaaagggaaagaaaatCCGGCAGAAGTGTAATCAGGAATTCGGAAATGGCGAAGGCATTCACAATTCGCGAAGCAGAGCTTCTGATGAGAAGACGAAGAGCAAGCGGAATCAGCATGCATTTATGAATGAGAATGATTGCAGGCACCGGCTTCAAGAGCTTTTGTACAGTCCGGAGGATATTTTCGCCAAAATTTTTAGGAAGGACGGTCCTGCGCTGGGCGATGAATTTGGTCCTCTTCCGTCTAATGCTTTTCCAGGCG CTCCGAGAATGTTTCATCTAGAAGAGATCCGGCATCATAAAAGAAGAAAG GTTTTAATGCATGCCATGTCAGACTACGAAACTTGTTGTGAGGGTAGCCCACATGCTCAAAGGTATGGCATGGGGAAAGGCCCAATGACTACACATGGTGGCCCAGGAAAGAAATATGGCATGGGGAAAGGTTTAATGAATAAAGACAGTGTTCGAAGACATAAATATGGAATCGGGAAAGGTTTGGTGATATGTACAAATCCTGGTTCAAGAGATTCTGAATACAGTTCCTGTAGTAGTGGAAGTGTCATTcagaagaaaaagaaacaagTGCAGCCAAAGGAGTCTATTCTG aaaaaattGGCAAACAGAGAAAGGGCTAGGAAGGCTGCATTGAGATGTAGAAAG GTGGTGGAACCCCAGAAAATCCAGAAGCGGAAGAAGCCTCGCAAGGATAAATGTGAACTTGCTCTTGAAGATGTGAAGTGTATAGAGAACACAGAATTTGAGATGTTACTAGATGATGAGGAACTGGAGCTTAGAGAATTACAAGTAGGACCCAATCCGTTATCTTGTTCTACTCATTTTACAACCAGTGGTTCTCATGGTTGTTCCCTTTGCAAAG ACTTGCTTCCCAAATTTCCTCCAAGTTCTGTTGCAATGAAGCTACCTTTGTCAGTACAACCATGGGCTTCCTCCCCAGAATTAGTAAACAAACTCTTTAAG GATGTCTTTCAGGAGTTTTGTAGATATGCATATATGCGTGCAATTGTATATGCTACAGTTGATGCCTTGAAGGAAACTTTTATAATCTTGATCCACCAGGCTAGTTGTTTAG CTTGA